From the Pseudomonas putida genome, one window contains:
- a CDS encoding MdtA/MuxA family multidrug efflux RND transporter periplasmic adaptor subunit: MQVSNSRSPRRWLVGLLILLLVALLAWWLWPAATPDHKAAGGGRGGKGGGMGMGRPGFGGSTDPVPVRVEPVRVGDFPLYYKALGTVTATNTVNVRSRVAGELVKILFKEGQQVKAGDLLAEIDPRPYRIALQQAEGTLAQNQAQLKNAQVDLARYKGLYAQDSIAKQTLDTAEAQVAQFQGLVKTNQAQVNDARLNLDFTQIRAPINGRVGLRQLDLGNLVAANDTTALVVITQTEPISVAFTLPETELSTVLERYRSGASLPVEAWDRTDSKLQSTGVLGSIDNQIDTTTGTLKFKGRFENKDLVLFPNQFVNVRLLADTLKQVVMAPAAAVQFGNDGTFAYVVNDQSTVNIRKLKVGASDGQNSVILDGLKAGDRLVLEGTDRLREGTKVEVVEDSSQVPTTPGQHLQGQDAKGSAQTDEAPSGKAAGKAGA, translated from the coding sequence ATGCAAGTGTCCAATTCCCGATCCCCTCGTCGCTGGCTCGTCGGCCTGCTGATCCTGCTGCTGGTGGCCTTGCTGGCCTGGTGGCTGTGGCCTGCTGCAACGCCTGACCACAAAGCGGCCGGAGGCGGGCGCGGCGGCAAAGGCGGGGGCATGGGCATGGGTCGGCCAGGCTTCGGTGGCTCCACCGACCCGGTGCCGGTGCGCGTCGAACCGGTGCGGGTTGGCGACTTCCCGCTCTACTACAAGGCCCTGGGCACGGTCACCGCGACCAACACGGTGAATGTGCGCAGCCGGGTGGCCGGCGAACTGGTCAAGATCCTCTTCAAGGAGGGCCAGCAGGTCAAGGCCGGCGACCTGCTCGCCGAAATCGATCCGCGCCCTTACCGCATCGCCCTGCAGCAGGCCGAAGGCACCCTGGCGCAGAACCAGGCGCAGCTTAAGAATGCCCAGGTCGACCTGGCACGTTATAAAGGCCTGTATGCCCAGGACAGCATCGCCAAGCAGACCCTCGACACCGCCGAAGCCCAGGTTGCGCAGTTCCAGGGGCTGGTCAAGACCAACCAGGCCCAGGTCAACGATGCCCGCCTGAACCTCGATTTCACCCAGATCCGTGCGCCGATCAACGGCCGCGTGGGCCTGCGCCAGCTTGACCTGGGCAACCTGGTGGCGGCCAACGACACCACCGCCCTGGTGGTGATTACCCAGACCGAGCCGATCAGTGTCGCCTTCACCTTGCCGGAAACCGAGCTGAGCACCGTGCTCGAGCGTTACCGCAGCGGCGCGAGCCTGCCGGTCGAGGCCTGGGACCGCACCGACAGCAAACTGCAGTCGACCGGCGTGCTGGGTAGCATCGACAACCAGATCGACACCACCACCGGGACCCTGAAGTTCAAGGGCCGCTTCGAGAACAAGGACCTGGTCCTGTTCCCCAACCAGTTCGTCAACGTGCGCCTGCTGGCCGACACCCTCAAGCAGGTGGTGATGGCACCGGCAGCCGCCGTGCAGTTCGGCAACGACGGCACCTTCGCCTATGTGGTCAATGACCAGAGCACGGTCAATATCCGCAAGCTCAAGGTCGGCGCCAGCGATGGCCAGAACAGCGTCATCCTTGACGGCCTCAAGGCCGGCGACCGCCTGGTGCTGGAAGGCACCGACCGCCTGCGTGAAGGCACCAAGGTCGAAGTGGTCGAAGACAGCTCGCAGGTGCCGACTACCCCGGGCCAGCACCTGCAGGGCCAGGACGCCAAGGGTTCGGCACAGACCGATGAAGCACCTTCGGGCAAAGCGGCAGGCAAGGCGGGCGCATGA